A portion of the Clostridium gelidum genome contains these proteins:
- a CDS encoding cadherin-like beta sandwich domain-containing protein → MNKKNIKRTVSIALVLGLTSTVMPNIFNFGTTTVYAASSSGYITDVNLETNKDDTVKVYTKSSYNSRYKLSEISDKAPTSLYAKVRSNVRKIKVNDIDLGTDCDKVEIYKGSTKINLDEEISISSSVTLKLKAYNGSTLKETYTLKVEKEDSNDSNDSNDDIYLDDLSLSYDGDDINFNFDKKKSSYDINVKNKVSSVKVEAKPGDSDYTVKINGNEVYDNDDWTDKVSLSEGVNTITVKIKDDDSNNREYNLKITRESSGTISSSGTTSSLNTSLSEGWQLIGADWYFIGPDGSKQTGWQKIDGRWYYMNENGTMQVGWIKNDSNGKSYYLNTISNGFKGSLLQIK, encoded by the coding sequence ATGAATAAAAAAAATATTAAAAGAACAGTATCCATTGCTTTAGTATTAGGTTTAACATCTACAGTGATGCCAAACATTTTTAATTTTGGAACAACAACTGTTTATGCAGCTAGTTCTTCAGGATATATTACTGATGTAAATTTGGAAACAAATAAAGACGATACAGTAAAAGTATATACTAAAAGCAGTTATAACAGTCGGTATAAGTTAAGTGAAATAAGTGATAAAGCTCCAACAAGCTTATATGCTAAAGTTAGAAGCAACGTAAGAAAGATCAAGGTTAATGATATTGATTTAGGAACTGATTGTGATAAAGTTGAAATTTACAAGGGAAGTACAAAAATAAATTTAGATGAAGAAATTAGTATTTCAAGCAGTGTAACACTTAAACTTAAAGCATATAATGGATCAACTCTTAAGGAAACATATACCCTTAAGGTAGAAAAGGAAGATAGTAATGACAGTAATGACAGTAATGATGATATTTACTTAGATGATTTGTCATTATCATATGATGGTGATGACATTAATTTTAATTTTGATAAAAAGAAATCATCATATGATATAAATGTTAAAAATAAAGTAAGTAGTGTAAAAGTGGAAGCAAAGCCAGGAGATTCAGATTATACTGTTAAAATTAATGGAAACGAAGTATATGATAATGATGATTGGACTGATAAAGTTTCGTTATCAGAAGGTGTAAATACCATTACAGTTAAGATTAAAGATGATGATAGTAATAACAGAGAATATAATTTAAAGATTACTAGAGAATCAAGCGGTACAATATCATCATCAGGTACTACAAGTAGTCTCAATACATCATTAAGTGAAGGCTGGCAGTTAATAGGAGCAGACTGGTATTTTATAGGCCCAGATGGATCAAAGCAAACAGGTTGGCAAAAGATAGATGGAAGATGGTATTACATGAATGAGAATGGAACAATGCAAGTAGGTTGGATAAAGAATGATTCTAATGGAAAATCATATTATCTAAATACAATATCTAATGGATTCAAAGGATCTCTATTACAAATTAAGTGA
- a CDS encoding universal stress protein has protein sequence MKKIKILVPLDTTERSTHSINWIKKYFNKNDIEIILMNVREVIVAEDLLKQENLWDMREESNLVLDEAAMELEGYTVEKFAIFGYASDQILKKAEEENCDLIIMTKSTKKGLVRMIGSVTSKVIKNAKATVIVLPK, from the coding sequence ATGAAAAAAATAAAAATTTTAGTTCCATTAGATACTACTGAAAGAAGCACGCATTCTATTAATTGGATAAAAAAATACTTTAATAAGAATGATATTGAAATTATACTAATGAATGTAAGAGAGGTAATTGTAGCTGAGGACTTATTAAAGCAAGAAAACTTGTGGGATATGAGAGAAGAAAGTAACTTAGTTTTAGATGAAGCAGCAATGGAATTAGAAGGATATACAGTTGAAAAATTTGCTATTTTTGGATACGCTTCAGATCAGATATTAAAAAAGGCAGAAGAAGAAAACTGTGATCTAATAATAATGACAAAATCTACAAAAAAGGGACTAGTCAGAATGATTGGATCTGTAACAAGTAAAGTTATTAAAAATGCTAAAGCAACCGTAATAGTTCTACCTAAATAG
- a CDS encoding GDSL-type esterase/lipase family protein, whose product MFKNLKWKLILLLSIVSTITLITGFVAALKVSSRPPKEIINTETEKPKSEELDQNYYNILVLGDSLAKGTGDEKGLGFSGYFSDYWKTKISKEIKINNLAINGDVSTGLVSVVQEPQTLANIKGSDMIFISIGGNELSKLRNIDIISSTIKIKDIEDTYLTNLKSIFNVIRTNNPSAMVIFIGLYNPFGNALTSDKVSILNEWNFQSQQLVSLDSNALFIPTYDLFKYNAENYLAPDNFHPNSTGYESISGRIVEALKNYKQ is encoded by the coding sequence ATGTTCAAAAACCTAAAATGGAAATTGATTTTATTATTATCTATAGTTTCTACTATAACCTTAATTACTGGTTTTGTAGCAGCATTAAAAGTAAGCTCTCGCCCTCCCAAAGAGATAATAAATACTGAAACTGAAAAACCTAAAAGTGAAGAATTAGACCAAAATTATTACAATATATTAGTTCTTGGTGATTCTCTTGCCAAAGGAACTGGCGATGAAAAAGGCCTTGGGTTTTCAGGTTACTTCTCAGATTACTGGAAGACTAAAATTTCAAAGGAAATTAAAATAAATAACCTTGCAATAAACGGAGATGTATCTACTGGACTTGTTAGTGTAGTACAAGAACCTCAAACCTTAGCTAATATTAAAGGTTCAGATATGATATTTATATCTATAGGCGGTAATGAATTAAGCAAACTTAGAAATATTGATATAATTTCATCCACAATTAAAATAAAGGATATTGAAGATACCTATTTAACTAACTTAAAATCCATATTTAATGTAATTAGAACTAATAATCCATCAGCTATGGTGATTTTCATTGGATTATACAACCCTTTTGGGAATGCACTTACATCTGATAAGGTAAGTATTTTAAATGAATGGAATTTCCAAAGTCAGCAGCTTGTGTCACTAGATTCAAATGCACTTTTTATTCCAACTTATGATCTTTTCAAGTATAATGCAGAAAATTATTTAGCACCAGATAATTTTCATCCAAATAGTACTGGATATGAATCCATTTCGGGTAGAATAGTTGAAGCCTTAAAAAATTATAAACAATAA
- a CDS encoding ABC transporter permease codes for MLDLVKNEVNKILSKRKMLLVTVIMLILVFLFAYGQNYQYKNTLDKYLKTTTESGDIPWQSLQKQQIQDLKTRLSRIDTPESSKDSINIRIQQNQYYLDNNINPITPSATKFSIKLMEQSISVLLPLLIILLASDSVCGEFSAKTIKVLLTRAVPRWKVLLSKYLALLILFSIVILEMAVLSIFISGLFFNNWGFYEPVATGFSSASGTLDISNVIKVTQIQYLVLVYSLGWFVSIVVGTISFMVSVLAQNTATSIGIMMATLVGGGFLRLFLADWPAIKYFFAINLSLPQYLTGSYTPISGMSLNFSTLVLLTWGIGAFIVSFVVFIKRDILV; via the coding sequence TTGTTAGATTTAGTAAAGAATGAAGTAAATAAAATCTTATCCAAAAGGAAAATGTTACTTGTTACTGTTATCATGTTAATTTTAGTTTTTTTATTTGCATATGGGCAAAATTATCAATACAAAAATACTTTAGATAAATATTTGAAAACTACTACTGAAAGCGGAGATATTCCTTGGCAATCGCTTCAAAAGCAACAAATACAAGATTTAAAAACTAGACTCAGTAGAATTGATACGCCTGAATCAAGTAAGGATTCTATTAATATTAGAATTCAACAAAATCAATATTATTTAGATAATAATATAAATCCAATTACTCCAAGTGCAACAAAATTTTCAATAAAATTAATGGAACAATCTATATCTGTTTTGCTTCCCTTATTGATAATTCTGTTGGCTAGTGATAGTGTGTGCGGAGAATTTTCTGCAAAAACTATAAAAGTACTATTAACTAGAGCTGTTCCCAGATGGAAGGTATTACTTAGTAAATATCTAGCACTTTTAATTTTATTTTCTATAGTAATTTTAGAAATGGCTGTACTTTCTATTTTTATTTCAGGATTATTTTTTAACAATTGGGGGTTTTACGAACCTGTAGCTACAGGGTTTAGCTCAGCTTCTGGAACCTTAGATATTTCAAATGTAATCAAAGTAACACAAATACAATACTTAGTTCTTGTATATTCCCTTGGATGGTTTGTATCAATTGTTGTTGGAACAATTTCATTTATGGTTTCTGTTTTAGCTCAAAATACAGCCACATCTATTGGAATAATGATGGCTACACTAGTTGGCGGTGGCTTCCTTAGATTGTTTTTAGCCGATTGGCCTGCAATAAAATACTTTTTTGCTATTAACTTAAGCTTACCTCAATATCTTACAGGTTCATACACACCTATAAGTGGAATGTCCTTAAATTTCAGTACTTTAGTACTTTTAACTTGGGGCATAGGTGCTTTTATTGTCAGTTTTGTTGTATTTATAAAGCGAGATATATTAGTTTAA
- a CDS encoding ABC transporter ATP-binding protein, whose translation MENQVLLLDNVHKTIKNKEIVKGISFSINAGEILGFLGPNGAGKSTTLRMIVGLSSPTRGIITIDGYSITKDYVKAMSKVGCIIEGPDLYNYLSGLENLKMLSSMNKNVTNEDIMKAIKLVGMQNRINDKVSTYSLGMKQRLGLAQALIHKPKLLILDEPTNGLDPSGINEFRHIIHNLAKKENIAVLISSHLISEVELMCDTVAIIKNGTLLKYSSVSELLNNQDVFFVLSDNQRGIEILKNKWNIDSSLKDDKIIAKVDISKLEEINSSFIEEGLMIKFVNTNQKTLEDLFLTLTEGNDIIS comes from the coding sequence ATGGAAAATCAAGTACTGTTATTAGATAATGTTCATAAAACTATAAAAAATAAAGAGATTGTTAAAGGTATTAGCTTTTCAATAAACGCAGGTGAAATTTTAGGTTTTCTTGGCCCCAATGGTGCTGGAAAATCAACCACTTTAAGAATGATAGTTGGCCTTTCCTCTCCAACGCGTGGAATCATTACAATTGATGGTTATTCAATTACCAAAGACTATGTTAAAGCTATGTCTAAAGTTGGTTGTATTATAGAAGGACCAGATTTATACAATTATTTAAGTGGACTAGAAAATTTAAAAATGCTTTCTTCTATGAATAAAAATGTTACAAATGAAGATATTATGAAAGCAATAAAGCTTGTAGGAATGCAAAATAGAATAAATGATAAAGTCTCAACTTATTCTTTAGGGATGAAACAAAGGCTTGGACTTGCGCAAGCTCTTATACATAAACCAAAACTTCTTATATTGGATGAACCCACAAATGGCCTTGATCCTTCAGGGATTAATGAGTTTAGGCATATTATTCATAACCTTGCTAAAAAAGAAAATATTGCTGTTCTTATTTCTAGTCACTTGATATCTGAAGTTGAACTAATGTGTGATACAGTTGCAATAATAAAAAATGGTACTCTGCTTAAATATTCTTCAGTATCTGAACTTTTAAATAATCAAGACGTTTTCTTTGTATTAAGCGATAACCAAAGAGGCATTGAGATATTAAAAAACAAGTGGAATATCGATAGTTCCCTTAAAGATGATAAAATTATAGCAAAAGTTGATATATCTAAACTTGAAGAAATTAATTCTTCCTTTATAGAAGAAGGATTAATGATAAAATTCGTAAATACCAATCAAAAGACTTTAGAAGATTTATTTTTAACTCTTACGGAAGGAAATGATATTATCAGCTAA
- the sstT gene encoding serine/threonine transporter SstT, producing MKKLMKTWTQLSLVKQIIVGLIIGIILALTLPDVAKPVVILGSLFVGALKSIAPILVFFLVMSAISQHKSGHQTNMKSIIILYLLGTFLAGLIAVIASFIFPVSLTLAASTENMSPPGGITEVLKALLLNLVDNPVKALYTANYIGILSWAVLLGLALKNAPDTTKTMISNFSDAVSQIVRWVINFAPLGIMGLVFDAIATNGIGSLLSYGQLLAVLIGCMVFVAIVVNPIIVFLTIRQNPFPLVFKCLRESGITAFFTRSSAANIPVNMSLCEKLGLDKDTYSVSIPLGSTINMAGAAVTISVLTLAAVHTLGIQVDIATAIILSVLSAVCACGASGVAGGSLLLIPLACSLFGIPNEIAMKIVGVGFIVGVLQDSCETALNSSTDVLFTASAEFAQWRKEGKEIIINK from the coding sequence ATGAAAAAGCTAATGAAAACGTGGACTCAATTGAGTCTTGTGAAACAAATAATTGTAGGTTTAATTATTGGTATTATCTTGGCCTTAACTTTACCTGACGTAGCAAAACCTGTCGTCATTCTAGGTTCTTTATTTGTAGGTGCTTTGAAATCCATTGCTCCTATATTGGTATTCTTTTTGGTAATGTCAGCCATCTCTCAACATAAGAGTGGTCATCAAACCAATATGAAATCAATTATTATTCTTTATCTTTTAGGAACATTTTTGGCTGGTCTTATAGCAGTTATTGCAAGCTTTATATTCCCTGTAAGTTTGACACTTGCAGCAAGTACTGAAAATATGTCACCTCCTGGTGGTATCACAGAAGTTCTTAAAGCATTACTGCTGAATCTGGTTGATAACCCAGTAAAAGCACTTTATACCGCTAACTATATTGGCATATTATCTTGGGCAGTACTTCTTGGACTTGCATTAAAAAATGCACCTGATACTACGAAAACAATGATTTCTAATTTTTCAGATGCAGTATCCCAAATAGTTAGATGGGTCATAAATTTTGCACCACTTGGAATCATGGGCCTTGTATTTGATGCTATTGCTACAAATGGGATTGGATCACTACTTAGTTATGGACAATTACTTGCAGTTTTGATTGGTTGCATGGTCTTTGTTGCTATTGTTGTCAATCCAATTATTGTGTTCTTAACTATTCGTCAAAACCCATTTCCACTTGTGTTTAAGTGTTTAAGAGAAAGTGGTATTACAGCATTCTTTACACGTAGCTCTGCTGCAAACATTCCAGTGAATATGAGTTTATGTGAAAAACTAGGTTTAGATAAGGATACATATTCAGTATCAATTCCATTAGGTTCTACAATCAATATGGCTGGTGCAGCTGTTACGATTTCTGTTTTGACTCTTGCAGCAGTTCATACACTTGGTATTCAAGTGGATATAGCTACAGCAATAATCCTTAGTGTATTATCAGCTGTATGTGCTTGTGGTGCTTCTGGTGTAGCTGGTGGTTCTCTATTACTAATTCCTCTAGCATGTAGTTTATTTGGTATCCCAAATGAAATTGCTATGAAGATAGTTGGTGTAGGATTTATAGTAGGTGTCCTGCAAGATTCTTGCGAAACAGCACTTAACTCATCAACAGACGTACTTTTCACAGCATCAGCTGAATTTGCTCAGTGGCGTAAAGAAGGAAAAGAAATCATCATTAATAAATAG
- a CDS encoding 3D domain-containing protein produces the protein MFKLKKHMIRGYIILEICLIGIGMSCLNIESENVQINKYVAGKYQGSSKIENYEIEGRKYIVEKDTMEEYIETSSDTSQELVAEKEEPETISTKSQENQHSVGIPIKAELTAYCNDPRCSEEWGSQTAMQTETRLGVIAAPSNISLGSKIYIPELKNYKADGMFNVEDRGGAIKVKEDGTYVIDVWVSTYEEAEEFGRKKTTIYLVENY, from the coding sequence TTGTTTAAATTAAAAAAACATATGATAAGAGGATATATAATCTTAGAAATATGTTTAATAGGTATTGGAATGAGCTGTTTAAATATTGAATCAGAAAATGTTCAAATAAATAAATATGTTGCAGGAAAATACCAAGGAAGTTCTAAAATCGAAAATTATGAGATTGAAGGACGTAAGTATATTGTTGAAAAAGATACTATGGAAGAATATATTGAAACTTCATCGGACACATCACAGGAGCTAGTAGCAGAAAAAGAAGAGCCTGAAACTATATCAACTAAATCTCAGGAAAATCAACATTCAGTAGGAATACCGATTAAAGCTGAATTAACTGCATATTGCAATGATCCAAGATGTTCAGAGGAATGGGGATCACAAACAGCAATGCAAACAGAGACGCGATTAGGTGTTATTGCAGCTCCATCGAATATATCCCTTGGAAGTAAAATTTATATTCCAGAGTTGAAAAATTATAAAGCAGATGGTATGTTTAATGTAGAAGATAGGGGTGGAGCAATTAAAGTAAAAGAAGATGGTACTTATGTAATAGACGTTTGGGTATCAACTTATGAAGAAGCTGAGGAATTTGGTAGAAAAAAAACTACCATTTATTTAGTAGAGAATTATTAA
- a CDS encoding TetR/AcrR family transcriptional regulator: MKQNAKAEIINSFKQLLNKKSIDKITVKEICEHCNVNRQTFYNHFTDIMDVFKFIFFKEVSMEIAQNRTFETWTGGFLATMKYLKKNSKMILHIYKSSYWTEANNYFTNLTNRLLYDVIEECVEKMEVKLKDKDQNFIVNFYRHVFNGLMIDWVSEGMEEEPEIILKKLLMIITGSIHRCVDNFVKEEIRK, encoded by the coding sequence ATGAAACAGAATGCTAAAGCAGAAATAATTAACTCATTTAAACAATTATTAAACAAGAAATCTATAGACAAGATTACAGTGAAAGAAATTTGTGAACATTGCAATGTAAACAGACAGACTTTTTATAATCATTTTACTGATATCATGGATGTTTTTAAATTCATATTTTTTAAGGAAGTATCAATGGAAATTGCACAAAATAGGACCTTTGAAACCTGGACTGGTGGTTTCCTGGCTACAATGAAGTATTTGAAAAAAAATTCAAAAATGATCTTACATATATATAAATCTTCCTATTGGACTGAAGCAAATAATTACTTCACCAATCTTACGAATAGATTGCTTTATGATGTGATTGAAGAGTGTGTTGAAAAAATGGAAGTGAAATTAAAGGACAAGGATCAAAATTTCATTGTTAATTTTTATAGACATGTGTTTAATGGGTTAATGATAGATTGGGTAAGTGAAGGTATGGAAGAGGAGCCAGAAATTATACTTAAAAAACTTCTGATGATTATAACAGGTAGTATTCATCGCTGTGTAGATAACTTTGTTAAAGAAGAAATAAGAAAATAA
- a CDS encoding DUF5692 family protein, whose product MFVFNYADGASMLSVWGVWVIVFVALFGLNEVARRWKYVGLFCFVILPLLLSILWFTVLKDTTYTDWFHLAKVYSSTAGCIGFWCIRHVKWRNKLSGKEWRLADKKWALCFPPLILAINIMEAVARDFEVGTQYFGGGVLADEAMYVLGGSWNFMNGIAGILNIITITGWLGICIKKQISKDGSRDMLWPDMLWFWIVAYDLWNFAYTYNCLPGHAWYCGFALLLAPTACAFTLGKGAWLQHRAQTLALWCMFAQTFPAFIDKGAFVVSSTYNTVPLFVFSFIALASNVAVFAYMIYKVVKTKRNPYLGELYSDLKVYKEIKSTAEEILGSQREYRINSMQGESKFKN is encoded by the coding sequence ATGTTTGTTTTTAATTATGCTGATGGAGCATCAATGTTAAGCGTATGGGGAGTGTGGGTAATCGTTTTTGTAGCTCTCTTTGGTCTTAATGAAGTAGCTCGTAGATGGAAATATGTTGGTCTTTTCTGTTTTGTTATTTTACCACTACTCCTTTCAATATTGTGGTTTACAGTATTAAAGGATACAACGTATACAGATTGGTTTCATTTAGCAAAGGTGTATTCATCTACAGCTGGATGTATAGGCTTTTGGTGCATTAGGCATGTTAAATGGAGAAATAAATTATCAGGTAAGGAATGGAGATTAGCTGACAAAAAGTGGGCATTATGTTTTCCGCCACTTATTCTTGCTATAAACATTATGGAAGCAGTAGCCCGTGATTTTGAAGTTGGTACTCAATACTTTGGTGGAGGGGTGCTAGCAGATGAAGCCATGTATGTACTTGGTGGTTCTTGGAACTTCATGAATGGTATAGCAGGTATTTTGAATATCATAACTATAACTGGATGGCTTGGAATTTGTATAAAAAAACAGATTTCTAAAGATGGAAGTAGAGATATGCTATGGCCTGATATGTTATGGTTTTGGATAGTAGCTTATGATTTATGGAATTTTGCATATACGTATAATTGCTTGCCAGGACATGCTTGGTATTGTGGATTTGCACTTCTATTAGCGCCAACAGCTTGTGCATTTACTTTGGGAAAAGGAGCATGGCTACAACATCGTGCACAAACATTGGCTTTATGGTGTATGTTTGCGCAAACATTCCCAGCATTTATTGATAAGGGTGCGTTTGTAGTTTCATCTACTTATAATACAGTACCATTATTTGTATTTAGTTTTATAGCATTAGCTTCAAATGTAGCAGTATTTGCTTATATGATTTACAAAGTAGTTAAGACAAAGAGAAATCCTTATCTTGGGGAGCTTTATTCAGATTTGAAAGTATATAAGGAAATCAAATCAACTGCCGAAGAAATATTAGGTAGTCAAAGGGAATATAGAATTAATAGTATGCAAGGTGAAAGCAAATTTAAAAATTAA
- the hypB gene encoding hydrogenase nickel incorporation protein HypB produces MDKYKVLEIKKSVFENNDIQADLLREDLKKDKTFLLNLMSSPGSGKTTTVLRTIEALKDEMRIGVLEADIDSDVDANTVSKTGAKVIQLHTGGMCHLDADMTKQGLLGLGTEGIDFAILENVGNLVCPAEFDTGASKNAMILSVPEGDDKPLKYPLMFSIVDVLLINKIDTIGIFDFDFEAVKEWVKKLNPNIKVIKVSARTGEGIDEWADWIRAEVKAWNEK; encoded by the coding sequence TTGGATAAATATAAAGTTCTTGAAATCAAAAAAAGTGTTTTTGAAAATAATGATATACAAGCAGATTTGCTTAGGGAAGACTTGAAAAAGGACAAGACCTTTTTATTAAATTTGATGTCATCACCAGGTTCTGGCAAAACAACAACTGTTTTAAGAACAATTGAAGCCTTGAAAGATGAAATGAGAATTGGGGTTCTAGAAGCTGATATTGACTCAGATGTTGATGCTAATACTGTTTCCAAGACTGGTGCAAAAGTAATTCAATTGCACACAGGTGGAATGTGCCATCTTGATGCAGATATGACCAAACAAGGTCTATTAGGACTAGGAACAGAAGGTATTGATTTCGCCATATTAGAAAACGTAGGGAATTTGGTATGTCCAGCAGAATTTGATACTGGTGCATCAAAAAATGCCATGATTTTAAGTGTACCAGAGGGAGATGACAAACCTCTTAAATATCCTTTAATGTTTTCGATTGTTGATGTTTTATTAATTAACAAAATAGATACAATAGGTATTTTTGATTTTGATTTTGAAGCAGTTAAAGAATGGGTGAAAAAATTAAATCCGAATATCAAAGTTATTAAAGTATCAGCTAGAACGGGTGAGGGAATTGACGAATGGGCAGATTGGATACGTGCTGAAGTAAAGGCTTGGAATGAAAAGTAG